In a single window of the Atlantibacter hermannii genome:
- the yceJ gene encoding putative cytochrome translates to MQWRNSPDRYGHFSVILHWVVALTVYGMFGLGLWMVTLGYYDGWYHEAPEIHKSIGILLMITLVIRLAWRFLSKPPRALPGYSTFTRIAAAAGHALLYLLLFAIVISGYLISTADGKPISVFGWFEVPATLSDAGVQADLAGQIHLWLAWGVVIFSVLHALAALKHHFIDKDATLKRMLGKAS, encoded by the coding sequence ATGCAGTGGCGCAATTCTCCTGACCGATACGGTCACTTTTCGGTGATCTTACATTGGGTCGTCGCTCTCACGGTTTACGGTATGTTCGGGCTTGGCCTGTGGATGGTCACCCTCGGTTATTACGATGGCTGGTATCACGAGGCCCCTGAAATTCACAAAAGCATTGGCATTCTGCTGATGATAACGCTGGTTATCCGCCTTGCGTGGCGATTCCTGTCTAAGCCGCCCCGCGCGCTGCCTGGCTATTCCACTTTTACCCGTATTGCGGCGGCGGCTGGCCATGCGCTGCTCTATCTGTTGTTGTTTGCCATTGTGATCAGCGGCTATTTGATCTCAACCGCCGACGGCAAGCCGATCAGCGTTTTCGGCTGGTTCGAGGTGCCTGCCACCTTAAGCGATGCCGGAGTTCAGGCCGATCTGGCCGGGCAAATCCATCTGTGGCTGGCCTGGGGCGTGGTGATTTTCTCCGTGCTGCATGCGCTTGCCGCGCTTAAACACCACTTCATCGATAAAGATGCCACCCTGAAGCGGATGCTCGGGAAAGCGTCGTAA
- the yceI gene encoding protein YceI precursor, with translation MKKSLLGLTLGALLFTTGSAVAADYVIDKQGQHAFVNFRIQHLGYSWLYGTFRDFDGSFTFDEKNPAADKVNVTINTNSLDTNHAERDKHLRSADFLNVAKFPQATFTSKEVKKDGDGLDITGDLTLNGVTKPITLDAKLIGQGSDPWGGQRAGFEASGKIHLKDFNITTDLGPASQDVELIISVEGVQKK, from the coding sequence ATGAAAAAGAGCCTGCTGGGGTTAACGTTAGGTGCCCTGTTATTCACGACCGGTTCCGCTGTTGCTGCGGATTACGTCATCGACAAACAAGGCCAGCACGCCTTCGTTAATTTCCGTATCCAGCATCTGGGCTACAGCTGGCTGTACGGCACCTTCCGCGATTTTGACGGCTCATTCACGTTTGATGAGAAAAACCCGGCGGCGGATAAAGTGAACGTCACGATCAACACCAACAGCCTGGATACCAACCATGCCGAGCGCGATAAGCATCTGCGCAGCGCCGATTTCCTGAATGTGGCGAAATTCCCCCAGGCGACCTTTACATCAAAAGAAGTGAAGAAAGACGGCGACGGGCTGGATATTACCGGTGACCTGACCCTGAACGGTGTAACCAAACCGATTACCCTCGACGCCAAACTTATCGGCCAGGGTAGCGATCCGTGGGGCGGTCAACGCGCAGGCTTCGAGGCCAGCGGTAAAATCCATCTGAAAGACTTCAATATCACCACGGATTTGGGCCCGGCGTCTCAGGATGTTGAGCTGATCATTTCTGTGGAAGGCGTTCAGAAGAAATAA
- the moeZ gene encoding rhodanase-like protein — protein sequence MPVLHNRISNEELKARMLAETEPRTTVSFYKYFTIVNPQATRDALYQAFTELKVFGRVYLAKEGINAQISVPAHNLDALRECLYGFDPALNGLRLNIALDDDGKSFWVLRMKVRDRIVADGIDDPQFDASDVGKYLKAAEVNAMLDDPDAVFIDMRNHYEYEVGHFENALEIPADTFREQLPKAVEMMEAHKDKKIVMYCTGGIRCEKASAWMRHNGFKQVWHIEGGIIEYARRAREQGLPVRFVGKNFVFDERMGERISEEVIAHCHQCGAPCDTHTNCKNDGCHLLFIQCPACAAKYNGCCSERCVEEHALPEEQQRQLRAGRETGAKIFNKSRGRLNTKLGIPDPE from the coding sequence ATGCCAGTGTTGCATAACCGCATTTCGAATGAGGAACTCAAGGCGCGAATGCTCGCGGAAACCGAGCCGCGCACCACAGTCTCATTCTATAAATATTTCACTATCGTCAATCCGCAGGCCACGCGTGACGCACTGTACCAGGCCTTTACTGAACTGAAGGTATTTGGTCGCGTTTATCTCGCGAAAGAGGGCATTAACGCCCAGATCAGCGTGCCTGCGCATAATCTGGATGCACTGCGCGAATGTTTATACGGCTTCGATCCGGCGCTGAACGGTTTACGGTTGAATATCGCGCTGGATGACGATGGAAAATCCTTCTGGGTATTGCGCATGAAAGTGCGCGATCGCATTGTCGCTGACGGGATCGACGATCCGCAGTTTGACGCCAGCGATGTTGGGAAATACCTGAAAGCGGCAGAAGTTAACGCCATGCTTGACGATCCCGATGCGGTATTTATCGATATGCGTAACCATTATGAATATGAAGTGGGGCATTTCGAGAACGCGCTGGAGATCCCCGCCGACACGTTCCGCGAGCAGTTGCCGAAAGCCGTGGAAATGATGGAAGCGCATAAAGATAAAAAAATCGTCATGTACTGCACTGGCGGCATTCGTTGTGAAAAAGCCAGCGCGTGGATGCGCCACAACGGTTTCAAACAGGTCTGGCACATCGAAGGCGGCATTATTGAGTATGCGCGCCGGGCGCGCGAACAGGGGCTGCCGGTACGTTTCGTCGGTAAAAACTTTGTGTTTGACGAACGTATGGGCGAGCGGATCAGCGAAGAAGTTATCGCCCATTGCCATCAGTGTGGCGCGCCGTGCGATACGCACACCAACTGTAAAAATGACGGTTGCCATCTGTTGTTTATTCAGTGCCCGGCCTGCGCCGCAAAATACAATGGCTGTTGCAGCGAGCGCTGCGTAGAAGAACACGCCTTACCGGAAGAGCAGCAGCGTCAGCTGCGCGCAGGAAGAGAAACGGGGGCTAAAATCTTTAATAAATCCCGGGGACGGTTAAACACCAAACTGGGCATTCCCGACCCCGAGTAA
- the htrB_1 gene encoding lipid A biosynthesis lauroyl acyltransferase produces MTQLPTFSRRLLHPRYWLTWLGIGVLWLVVLLPYPVIYRLGCGMGRLALRFMKRRARIAYRNLELCFPTMSEAERHEMVVKNFESVGMGLMETGMAWFWPTWRVNHWFDVSGTGHIRAVQEQNRGVLLIGVHFLTLELGGAYLRHS; encoded by the coding sequence ATGACTCAATTACCCACATTTTCGCGTCGTCTGCTTCATCCCCGATACTGGCTTACCTGGCTTGGCATTGGCGTTCTCTGGCTGGTGGTGTTGCTGCCCTATCCGGTTATCTACCGCCTCGGCTGTGGTATGGGCCGCCTGGCCTTGCGCTTTATGAAGCGCCGTGCGCGTATCGCGTACCGTAATCTGGAACTCTGTTTCCCCACGATGTCAGAAGCTGAACGCCATGAGATGGTGGTAAAAAATTTCGAATCCGTTGGTATGGGGCTGATGGAAACCGGGATGGCCTGGTTCTGGCCTACCTGGCGCGTGAATCACTGGTTTGACGTTTCCGGGACCGGGCATATCAGGGCGGTGCAGGAACAAAACCGTGGCGTATTGTTGATCGGCGTCCATTTTCTGACCCTGGAGCTGGGGGGCGCGTATCTTCGGCATTCATAA
- the htrB_2 gene encoding lipid A biosynthesis lauroyl acyltransferase: protein MLDWLQTWGRMRSNKSMIDRKDLKGMVRALKNAEIIWYAPDHDYGPRSSVFVPFFAVEQAATTTGTWMLAKMSQACVVPFVPRRKPDGKGYEMVILDPECNPPLENAEETARWMNGVVERCIMDGAGTVYVATPPL from the coding sequence GTGCTCGACTGGCTGCAAACCTGGGGCCGTATGCGCTCCAATAAATCGATGATCGATCGTAAAGATCTCAAGGGAATGGTGCGGGCGCTGAAAAACGCGGAGATCATTTGGTACGCCCCGGATCATGACTACGGCCCACGCAGCAGCGTGTTTGTTCCCTTCTTCGCCGTGGAACAGGCTGCCACGACCACCGGCACCTGGATGCTGGCGAAAATGTCGCAAGCCTGCGTTGTACCGTTTGTCCCGCGCCGTAAACCAGACGGCAAAGGCTATGAGATGGTGATTCTGGATCCGGAATGTAACCCGCCGTTAGAGAATGCTGAAGAGACCGCCCGCTGGATGAATGGCGTGGTGGAGCGTTGCATTATGGATGGCGCCGGAACAGTATATGTGGCTACACCGCCGCTTTAA
- the msyB_1 gene encoding acidic protein MsyB has translation MSMYATLEEAIDAAREQFLADNPGIAEDEANIQQLNIQKYILQDGDIMWQAEFFC, from the coding sequence ATGTCCATGTACGCCACACTTGAAGAAGCCATTGACGCCGCTCGCGAGCAATTCCTTGCGGATAATCCGGGCATCGCCGAGGACGAGGCAAATATTCAGCAGCTTAATATCCAGAAATACATCCTGCAGGATGGCGATATTATGTGGCAGGCTGAATTTTTTTGCTGA
- the msyB_2 gene encoding acidic protein MsyB: MAILCGRLNFFADDTEDGECLPVLTGEAAQSVFDGEFDEIELRQEWLEENTLHEWDEGEFQLEPPLDTEEGQAAADEWDER; encoded by the coding sequence ATGGCGATATTATGTGGCAGGCTGAATTTTTTTGCTGACGATACGGAAGATGGCGAGTGCCTGCCCGTGTTAACCGGTGAAGCCGCCCAGAGCGTATTTGATGGCGAGTTTGACGAGATTGAACTGCGTCAGGAATGGCTTGAAGAAAACACGCTTCATGAATGGGATGAAGGTGAATTCCAGCTGGAGCCGCCACTCGATACCGAGGAAGGCCAGGCCGCAGCCGATGAGTGGGACGAGCGTTAA
- the yceK gene encoding putative lipoprotein, with protein sequence MRTVVIILAAMLLSGCGSIISRTIPGQGHGNQYYPGVQWDVRDSAWRYVTVLDLPFSLVFDTLLLPIDASHGPYE encoded by the coding sequence ATGCGCACTGTTGTTATCATCCTGGCTGCCATGTTGTTGAGCGGCTGCGGCAGTATTATCAGCCGAACAATTCCCGGACAGGGGCATGGCAACCAGTATTATCCCGGCGTGCAGTGGGATGTGAGAGACTCTGCGTGGCGTTACGTTACCGTGCTCGATCTGCCGTTTTCACTGGTATTCGATACCCTGCTATTGCCGATTGATGCGAGTCACGGTCCTTACGAGTAA
- the modH gene encoding glucosyltransferase MdoH: protein MNKSNPYIEALPLSAQAKAALAESASDLSAVHHALGEPDFTVSREDDTPLESVKTRLEMSWPDSLADGQLIKDDEGRTQLQAMPKAKRSSMFPDPWRTNPVGRFWDRLRGREVAPRYLSRLTQEQQASEQKWRTVGTIRRYILLLLTLSQTVVATWYMKTILPYQGWALINPSDMFGQDLWVSFMQLLPYILQSGILILFAILFCWVSAGFWTALMGFLQLLIGRDKYSISASTVGDEAINPAHRTALIMPICNEDVDRVFAGLRATWESVKATGQHQHFDVYILSDSYNPDICVAEQKAWMELIAEVQGEGQIFYRRRRRRVKRKSGNIDDFCRRWGSQYSYMVVLDADSVMTGDCLTNLVRLMEANPNAGIIQSSPKASGMDTLYARCQQFATRVYGPLFTAGLHFWQLGESHYWGHNAIIRVKPFIEHCALAPLPGEGSFAGSILSHDFVEAALMRRAGWGVWIAYDLPGSYEELPPNLLDELKRDRRWCHGNLMNFRLFLVKGMHPVHRAVFLTGVMSYLSAPLWFMFLALSTALQVVHALTEPQYFLQPRQLYPVWPQWRPELAIALFASTMVLLFLPKLLSVLLIWCKGTKEYGGFVRVTLSLLLEVLFSVLLAPVRMLFHTVFVVSAFLGWEVVWNSPQRDDDSTPWGEAFMRHGSQLLLGLVWAVGMAWLDLRFLFWLAPIVFSLILSPFVSVISSRATVGLRTKRWKLFLIPEEYDTPQVLLDTERYLHLNRERRLADGFMHAVFHPSFNALATAMATARHRASAVLEIARDRHVEQALNETPDKLNRDRRLVLLSDPVTLARLHYRVWAAPERYSSWVSHYQALTLNPSALKTR, encoded by the coding sequence ATGAATAAGTCAAATCCCTATATTGAGGCGTTGCCGCTTTCCGCTCAGGCGAAAGCGGCGCTGGCGGAGAGCGCCTCCGATCTGAGCGCGGTGCACCATGCGTTAGGGGAGCCGGATTTTACGGTTTCCCGCGAGGATGATACGCCGCTTGAATCAGTCAAAACGCGTCTGGAAATGAGCTGGCCTGATTCACTGGCTGACGGGCAGCTCATCAAAGATGACGAAGGGCGCACTCAGCTTCAGGCCATGCCGAAAGCGAAGCGTTCTTCGATGTTTCCCGACCCGTGGCGCACCAATCCGGTGGGCCGTTTTTGGGACCGCCTGCGCGGACGTGAAGTCGCGCCGCGTTATCTTTCGCGACTGACTCAGGAACAGCAGGCTTCAGAACAGAAATGGCGTACCGTCGGCACCATTCGACGTTACATCCTGTTGCTGTTGACCCTTTCCCAGACCGTGGTCGCCACCTGGTATATGAAGACCATTCTTCCTTACCAGGGCTGGGCGTTGATCAATCCTTCCGATATGTTCGGCCAGGATCTGTGGGTCTCCTTTATGCAACTGCTGCCGTATATCCTGCAGAGTGGCATCCTGATCCTGTTTGCCATCCTGTTCTGCTGGGTATCCGCCGGGTTCTGGACCGCGCTGATGGGCTTCCTGCAGTTGTTGATTGGCCGGGATAAATACAGTATTTCGGCCTCGACAGTGGGGGATGAGGCGATCAACCCGGCGCATCGCACTGCGCTGATCATGCCGATCTGCAACGAAGATGTGGATCGCGTGTTCGCCGGCCTGCGCGCCACCTGGGAATCGGTGAAGGCGACCGGGCAACATCAGCATTTTGATGTCTACATTCTCAGCGACAGCTACAACCCGGATATCTGCGTCGCAGAGCAAAAAGCCTGGATGGAGCTGATTGCCGAGGTGCAAGGCGAAGGGCAAATTTTCTATCGCCGCCGCCGCCGCCGCGTGAAACGTAAAAGCGGCAACATCGATGACTTCTGCCGCCGCTGGGGCAGCCAGTATAGCTATATGGTCGTACTGGACGCCGACTCGGTGATGACCGGCGATTGCCTGACCAACCTGGTGCGCCTGATGGAAGCGAACCCGAACGCCGGGATCATTCAGTCTTCCCCGAAAGCGTCCGGTATGGACACGCTGTACGCGCGTTGCCAGCAGTTCGCGACCCGGGTGTATGGCCCGCTCTTTACAGCCGGCCTGCACTTCTGGCAGTTGGGCGAATCCCACTATTGGGGTCACAACGCCATTATCCGCGTGAAGCCGTTTATCGAACACTGTGCGCTTGCGCCGCTACCGGGTGAAGGTTCGTTCGCCGGATCGATTCTCTCCCACGACTTTGTGGAAGCGGCATTGATGCGTCGTGCAGGCTGGGGCGTCTGGATTGCCTACGATCTGCCAGGCTCTTATGAAGAACTGCCACCGAACTTGCTGGATGAGTTAAAGCGTGACCGTCGCTGGTGCCACGGTAACCTGATGAACTTCCGTCTGTTCCTGGTGAAAGGCATGCACCCGGTGCATCGTGCGGTATTCCTCACCGGCGTCATGTCGTATCTGTCTGCGCCGTTGTGGTTTATGTTCCTGGCGCTTTCCACGGCCTTGCAGGTGGTTCATGCGCTCACCGAGCCGCAATACTTCCTGCAACCACGCCAACTCTATCCGGTGTGGCCGCAGTGGCGTCCCGAACTGGCAATAGCGCTGTTTGCATCGACAATGGTGCTGCTGTTCTTACCTAAGCTGTTGAGCGTGTTGCTGATTTGGTGCAAAGGCACCAAAGAATACGGCGGATTCGTGCGTGTGACGCTGTCACTTCTTCTTGAAGTGCTGTTCTCCGTTCTGCTCGCACCGGTGCGTATGCTGTTCCACACCGTATTTGTGGTGAGCGCGTTCCTGGGTTGGGAAGTGGTCTGGAATTCGCCGCAGCGCGATGACGACTCCACCCCGTGGGGCGAAGCGTTTATGCGTCATGGTTCGCAGCTTCTGCTGGGCCTGGTCTGGGCGGTGGGCATGGCGTGGCTGGATTTACGCTTCCTGTTCTGGTTGGCGCCAATTGTGTTCTCGCTGATCCTGTCGCCATTCGTCTCGGTGATCTCGAGTCGTGCGACCGTCGGGCTGCGCACCAAACGCTGGAAGTTGTTCCTGATCCCGGAAGAGTACGATACGCCGCAGGTACTACTGGATACCGAGCGCTATCTGCATCTCAACCGTGAACGCAGACTGGCTGACGGCTTTATGCATGCGGTATTCCATCCGTCATTCAACGCGCTGGCCACGGCGATGGCGACTGCCCGCCACCGTGCAAGTGCGGTGCTGGAAATTGCCCGCGATCGTCACGTAGAGCAGGCGCTGAATGAAACGCCGGATAAACTTAACCGCGATCGCCGTCTGGTCTTGCTCAGCGATCCGGTGACGCTGGCGCGTCTGCATTACCGGGTATGGGCCGCACCTGAGCGCTATTCGTCGTGGGTATCGCATTATCAGGCGTTAACGCTTAACCCCAGCGCACTGAAAACGCGTTAA
- the mdoG gene encoding glucans biosynthesis protein G, producing the protein MKIKPQMMKLHWLGAAVMLSLYTTSVWAFSIDDVAKQAKSLADKSFEAPKSNLPSVFRDMKYADYQQIQFNHDKAYWNNVKTPFKLEFYHQGMYFDMPVTINEVTATAVRKIKYNPDYFNFGNVQHDKDTVKDLGFAGFKVLYPINSKDKNDEIVSMLGASYFRVIGQGQVYGLSARGLAIDTALPSGEEFPRFREFWIERPKPTDKRLTIYALLDSPRATGAYRFVINPGRDTVVDVQSKVYLRDKVGKLGVAPLTSMFLFGPNQPSPATNYRPELHDSNGLSILAGNGEWIWRPLNNPKHLAVSSFSTENPQGFGLLQRGREFSRFEDIDDRYDQRPSAWVTPVGEWGKGKVELVEIPTNDETNDNIVAYWTPDQLPEPGKEMNFKYTITFSRDEDKLHAPESAYVTQTRRSAGDVKQSNLIRQPDGTIAFVVDFAGPEMKKLPPETPVSAQTSIGDNGEIVDSTVRYNPVTKGWRMMLRVKLKDAKKTTEMRAALVNGDQTLSETWSYQLPANE; encoded by the coding sequence ATGAAAATTAAACCACAGATGATGAAATTGCACTGGTTAGGCGCGGCAGTGATGTTGTCCCTTTATACCACCTCGGTCTGGGCATTCTCCATTGACGATGTCGCAAAACAGGCGAAGTCATTAGCCGATAAAAGCTTCGAAGCGCCGAAGAGCAATCTGCCTTCCGTATTTCGCGATATGAAATATGCGGACTATCAGCAGATCCAGTTCAATCACGACAAAGCCTACTGGAACAACGTTAAAACCCCATTTAAGCTTGAATTTTACCACCAGGGTATGTACTTCGACATGCCGGTCACCATCAATGAAGTGACGGCGACGGCGGTACGCAAGATCAAGTACAACCCGGACTACTTCAATTTTGGAAACGTCCAGCACGATAAAGACACCGTCAAAGACCTCGGTTTCGCAGGCTTCAAAGTGCTTTATCCGATCAATAGCAAAGATAAGAATGACGAAATCGTCAGCATGCTGGGCGCCAGTTACTTCCGGGTAATCGGTCAGGGCCAGGTGTATGGCCTGTCTGCTCGCGGGCTGGCTATCGATACCGCATTGCCATCTGGCGAAGAATTCCCGCGTTTTCGCGAATTCTGGATCGAGCGTCCAAAACCCACCGACAAACGTTTGACGATTTATGCGCTGCTTGACTCGCCGCGTGCGACGGGTGCTTATCGCTTTGTGATTAACCCGGGCCGTGACACCGTGGTGGACGTCCAGTCAAAAGTCTACCTGCGTGATAAAGTCGGCAAACTGGGCGTTGCGCCATTAACCAGTATGTTCCTGTTCGGGCCGAATCAGCCATCCCCTGCGACTAACTACCGCCCGGAACTGCATGACTCTAACGGTCTTTCCATCCTCGCTGGCAACGGCGAATGGATCTGGCGTCCGCTGAACAATCCGAAACACCTGGCCGTGAGCTCCTTCAGTACTGAAAACCCGCAAGGCTTTGGTCTGCTGCAACGCGGTCGCGAGTTTTCCCGTTTTGAAGATATCGATGATCGTTACGATCAGCGCCCAAGCGCCTGGGTAACGCCGGTCGGCGAATGGGGTAAAGGTAAAGTCGAACTGGTTGAAATTCCAACCAACGACGAAACCAATGACAACATCGTCGCTTACTGGACGCCGGATCAGCTGCCGGAACCCGGCAAAGAGATGAACTTCAAATACACCATCACGTTTAGCCGTGATGAGGACAAGCTCCACGCGCCGGAAAGCGCGTACGTCACGCAGACCCGTCGTTCAGCGGGTGACGTTAAGCAATCCAATCTTATCCGCCAACCCGACGGCACCATTGCCTTTGTTGTTGATTTCGCCGGGCCGGAAATGAAAAAACTGCCTCCGGAAACGCCGGTCAGCGCGCAAACCAGCATTGGCGACAACGGTGAAATCGTTGACAGCACCGTACGCTATAATCCTGTAACGAAAGGATGGCGCATGATGCTGCGCGTGAAACTGAAAGACGCGAAGAAAACAACCGAAATGCGTGCCGCACTGGTCAATGGCGATCAGACGCTAAGTGAAACCTGGAGCTATCAGCTACCTGCCAATGAATAA
- the mdoC_1 gene encoding glucans biosynthesis acyltransferase — MKTTSVQREYFLDSIRAWLMLLGIPFHISLIYSSHHWHVNSVAPSWWLTLFNDFVHAFRMQVFFVISGYFSYMLFLRYPRARWWKVRVERVGIPMLTAIAVLTLPQFIMLQYVKGQADKWHTLSGYEKYNTLAWELISHLWFLLVLVVLTTLGLIWFKNISARIAEGRFGALKNITLGKLSIIFFSLGVLYAIIRRTLLILYPPHSQRWHV; from the coding sequence ATGAAGACGACGTCAGTACAGCGAGAATATTTTCTGGATTCGATCCGTGCCTGGTTAATGCTGTTAGGCATCCCGTTCCACATTTCATTAATCTATTCAAGCCATCACTGGCACGTTAATAGTGTGGCGCCGTCGTGGTGGCTGACTCTGTTCAACGACTTCGTACACGCGTTCCGGATGCAGGTATTTTTCGTCATTTCCGGTTACTTTTCATACATGTTATTTCTGCGCTATCCCCGTGCCAGGTGGTGGAAAGTCCGCGTTGAACGCGTCGGCATCCCTATGCTGACGGCCATTGCGGTGTTGACGTTGCCGCAATTCATTATGTTGCAATATGTGAAAGGCCAGGCGGATAAGTGGCATACGCTCAGCGGTTATGAAAAATATAATACGCTTGCCTGGGAGCTCATTTCCCATCTTTGGTTCTTATTAGTGCTGGTGGTATTAACCACTCTGGGATTAATTTGGTTTAAAAATATTTCTGCCCGGATTGCCGAAGGCCGTTTTGGCGCACTAAAAAATATCACCTTAGGAAAACTCTCAATTATTTTCTTTTCCCTTGGGGTACTCTACGCCATTATTCGCCGTACGTTGCTTATTCTTTATCCCCCCCATTCTCAGCGATGGCATGTTTAA
- the mdoC_2 gene encoding glucans biosynthesis protein, which yields MFNFIVMQTLFYAPFFILGALAFKHPSLKALFTTPSRGCTLGAAAAFIAYLINQRYGSGEAWMYETEYVITMVLGLCMVNVVFSLGHRLLNFQSARVTYFVNASLFIYLVHHPLTLFYGAYITPHIGSNTLGFISGLVFVIGIALVLYEIHLRIPVLRFLFSGKPQNKPVTTAPEQKELQ from the coding sequence ATGTTTAATTTTATCGTGATGCAAACGCTGTTTTACGCGCCATTTTTTATTCTCGGCGCGCTGGCATTTAAACACCCCTCGCTCAAGGCATTGTTCACCACACCATCACGCGGATGCACGCTGGGCGCGGCCGCTGCGTTTATCGCCTATCTGATCAATCAACGCTATGGCAGCGGCGAGGCGTGGATGTACGAGACTGAATATGTGATTACCATGGTGTTGGGCCTGTGCATGGTTAACGTGGTGTTTTCACTGGGTCATCGCCTGCTGAATTTCCAGTCAGCACGGGTCACCTATTTCGTTAACGCCTCACTGTTTATCTATCTGGTGCATCACCCGCTGACGCTGTTTTACGGGGCGTATATTACGCCGCATATCGGCTCGAATACCCTGGGTTTTATCAGTGGATTAGTCTTTGTGATTGGCATTGCGCTGGTGTTATATGAAATCCACCTGCGTATTCCGGTGCTGCGCTTTTTGTTTTCGGGTAAGCCGCAAAATAAACCTGTAACGACGGCGCCAGAACAAAAAGAATTACAGTAG
- the ymdC gene encoding hydrolase → MRNLPRNKTHKTRLGRAIAPKTLAHPDHSGVHPLADSLDAFAARYLLAEMAEQTLDVQYYIWEDDMSGRLLFSALLDAAKRGVRVRLLLDDNNTLGLDSALRLLNAHPNIEVRLFNPFSFRTLRALGYLTDFARLNRRMHNKSFTVDGEATIIGGRNVGDAYFGAGDEPLFADLDVLAVGPVVAEVCQDFEGYWTCASVSTLEKVLDVNEEEIEQRVQLPKEWQQDPVAQSYLDKLATTQFATHLDAGTLSMIWAKTRLLSDDPRKGEGKARRHSLLPLRMLNVIGEPTKQFDIISSYFVPTRAGVAQLLMLKRKGVDIAILTNSLAANDVAVVHAGYARWRKKLLRHGIALYELKPGPQKEHTPHDRGLTGNSGSSLHAKTFSVDENHVFIGSFNFDPRSAMLNTEMGLVIESPELAQQIHHRFTQSQQKAAWTLELDHRGRINWVEYRDGQKVVFTKEPKTRFWQRVLVKLAYWLPVEWLL, encoded by the coding sequence TTGCGCAACTTACCCCGGAACAAGACCCATAAAACGCGTCTTGGACGCGCCATCGCCCCTAAAACCCTGGCCCATCCTGACCACAGCGGCGTGCATCCTCTGGCTGACAGCCTGGATGCTTTCGCCGCGCGGTATCTGCTGGCCGAAATGGCGGAGCAGACATTAGATGTGCAGTACTACATCTGGGAAGATGATATGTCGGGCAGGCTGTTGTTCTCTGCGCTGCTTGATGCGGCGAAACGCGGGGTTCGGGTACGGCTTTTGCTGGATGACAATAACACGCTCGGGCTCGACAGCGCGCTGCGCTTGTTGAATGCCCATCCGAATATTGAAGTCCGGTTATTTAATCCCTTCTCGTTTCGCACACTTCGTGCGTTGGGCTACCTTACTGATTTCGCCCGCCTTAATCGCCGGATGCATAATAAAAGTTTTACCGTTGACGGCGAGGCCACCATTATTGGCGGGCGCAACGTCGGTGATGCGTATTTCGGCGCGGGCGATGAGCCGCTGTTTGCCGATCTTGATGTGCTGGCAGTTGGGCCGGTCGTGGCGGAAGTGTGTCAGGATTTTGAGGGTTACTGGACGTGCGCGTCGGTCTCGACGCTTGAAAAAGTCCTGGATGTTAATGAAGAAGAGATAGAACAGCGTGTCCAGCTTCCCAAAGAGTGGCAGCAGGATCCGGTAGCCCAATCCTATCTCGATAAACTGGCGACCACGCAGTTCGCCACGCATCTTGATGCCGGTACGTTGTCGATGATTTGGGCGAAAACCCGCCTGCTCAGCGACGATCCCCGGAAAGGGGAGGGGAAAGCGCGTCGTCATTCGCTACTGCCGCTGCGTATGTTGAACGTGATCGGCGAACCCACGAAGCAGTTTGATATTATCTCGTCCTATTTTGTCCCCACCCGTGCAGGCGTGGCGCAGCTGCTGATGCTGAAACGCAAAGGCGTTGATATCGCCATTCTGACGAATTCCCTGGCGGCAAATGATGTTGCGGTGGTCCATGCGGGATATGCCCGCTGGCGCAAGAAATTGTTACGGCATGGGATTGCGCTGTACGAGCTGAAACCCGGGCCACAGAAAGAACATACGCCGCACGATCGCGGACTCACCGGTAATTCGGGTTCCAGTTTGCATGCCAAAACATTCAGCGTGGATGAAAACCATGTTTTTATCGGATCGTTTAATTTTGATCCGCGCTCGGCGATGTTAAATACCGAAATGGGCCTGGTTATAGAAAGCCCTGAGCTGGCGCAGCAAATCCATCACCGATTTACCCAAAGCCAGCAGAAAGCAGCATGGACACTGGAGCTGGATCATCGCGGTCGAATTAACTGGGTGGAATATCGCGACGGTCAAAAGGTCGTATTCACCAAAGAGCCAAAGACCCGCTTCTGGCAACGCGTGCTGGTAAAGCTGGCCTACTGGCTCCCGGTGGAATGGCTACTGTAA